TTATCTTATATAGGGGAAGTTTTTAGAAATTAACCtcaattttcatatatttttctgtattttttatatTTCCACAAAAATATCAATCGTTGAAGAAATTCCAAACAATGGTTAAGGGAGAGAGAGTCAAAGGTTgactataataataataatgttgcAATCATATTAAATTAagaatgtgattatgtaaatcttgttgtatctagggatatcttggaatattccctttagtagatattatcctattagagttgtaatcctattagggtaaggatttaacatattatactactataaataaatgcataATGGGGGTGATACAACATACACCTCATAATTAaatccctctcttctctctcttgccGCCGACCCTCTCCCTCTATTGTCCTAAACACAGTTCAGTAAATTAGGTctacaacacattatcagcacgctcttgccaTAAGCTAATAAACTTAAGGATCGTATGAGGAAGCTCTATTCTACACAATGAAAGGCTTAATCGTTTTCTACCAATTAGGTtcctttaaaataaattaagatatttgaaacgactttgaaacatgaaaacattccccatgatgcatgaaccccctatatttatattttcatttcagttatatatattgcatatgtgttcatatatttttacaAATATGACACGTATCAACACCTGacaaaaatgatttatttcatctgaattattcaaaattaggcctttaaaaattatataataacaaGGCCATTTCATCCATTTTAGGGGACCTATTCATatatacatttctctactcccaagtTGGAAGAGAATTCCCCAAACCCTTGAAGCTATGAAACTCTAAAActttcaagcatccaacctccTAAATTCCCAagaatcccgaaggatcaagaaagctttcattgttcttcatcaaatccttgaagaaatccacacaactattcatcaagatcaagGCCCGAAAGCCCTTAAGGATCCGTTCACTctcgttcatcaagatcaagcccaaagacccttaaagatccgttcatcctcgttcatcaagattaagcccaacggcctttgaagaaattcACACatcgttcatcaagatcaagcccttaAGGTCCTTGCAGATCCATTCATCctcgttcatcaagatcaagcccaatgACTCTTGAAGAAATCCACACaattgttcatcaagatcaagccccgaaggcctttgaagattcgttcatcctcgttcatcccaagatcaagccccaacgaccttttggaTCAACAGCTCTTTTGTCTCTCTATCTTTCatcttccttcctctctctttccttcACAATCTTCTCCGTGAACTTATCTCTTTGATCTTTTGTGgggtttgtatttatatagaaaaTAGGAGTGGTGTGCAACAAGCTTCAGTAGACATTGGAAAGGGCAACTTGCCCATTATTTCATTCTTTGAGTGGACATCCACTGTTCTACAACacaaatcatttcaaaatacattttaaaaatgattaagaatcataaaACTAGGATTTATGGACAAAAAACTTTGACATGTTTCATCTATATATGACACCACCATAGTGGTCCACCGTCCAAGTCATTTTCTTTCATGGGAACCATGTCTCGGTTTAGCTTTTTTCAAAGAAAGTATAAGACAAAATCACGACACgacaaatttttatttatcgAAAATAAAGGCATATATGAGTTATTTCAACACCCTTTTTTTTCCACACTACATGGTTACTTTGTCATACCATGTCAATAATAcaataaagtaaataaaaatttacacaTACTTTTAATTATTGACACGAAACATCATAATAACTTTACTTATGTCATGCAAGTTATTCTTACGTgcaaaaaatgaaataattatgcacaaatcatttcaaaaatacatTTTTAAAATGATCATGAATCATTAAAATGCTATATactttttcaaataaaaaatctgCTACTTAAACACTTACAAGTAGAAGCACTTACCAGTAGATGTAAGTGCTTCTTACCGAAACAATCCTAAATGAAGCTAATTTTGAATCATCTCTAGAAACTTTATGACACGTCTACGTACTCATAATTGGAATCAATTTACGGAATTGGATTCCGATTACGGGATACACCTTTGTTTACGTAATCTTGGGAAATCAAATTACATGTGGGGTCCACACGCATTAAGGAATCCAACTCCTAATTTTGGAGAAATTGGACTCCTTACATGAGAAAGGTATTTCAATTCCCTGATACCTGAGGAATCCAGAATGGATTTCTTCTACCAATTATGCCCtcacttgtttttttattatcccAACATTGTCCCTCATTTGACACTCATTATGCCaacttttaataaataaataaaatctatttacatatttttatatagatgaatttcattatataaatttaattaattagtatgaaaataatttatttatgtaagggcaatatagtaatcaatttaattttcattccgattgaagtgaattagtaaacaacttatatgaacTCAACATCATTCATACTCGATTTCAGACTTATTTTGATTACGCATTAGTAAACGCACCATTAATATAATTCAATTcgtaaatgaaaaataatggaTTTCTTGGAAATTTGTCAGATCTTAGTTCCCACCTCAGTTCTGCGGGACCGACCCATCAACCGAGCTGGCGCCCTCTAATTCGTGACCAGAGTAAGCGCCAAAAGCGCGTCCATGTCCGACAGCGCCACCAGAGCTGATCTGTCCCTCCTTCACCCCCTTAAAATTCCTCCGAAAATCCTACCGTCTCGTCACAATCTCACTTCCTCACTCCCTCCCTCCTCAGTTCTCCTCACACCCCCACGACTCCACCACACCCCCAATGGCATCCGAAATCGACACCGCCAGATCCGGATCCTTAACCTCCAACGGCTCCGCCCCTGATCCGCCGGAGCACCGCAAGGTCGCACTCATCACCGGCATCACCGGCCAAGACGGCTCCTACCTCACCGAATTCCTCATCGAAAAAGGCTACGACGTCTACGGCCTGATCCGACGCTCCTCCAACTTCAACACCCAGCGCATCAACCACATCTACATCGACCCCCACAACGCCCACAAGGCCCGCATGAAGCTCCACTACGCCGACCTCAGCGACGCCTCCTCCCTCCGCCGCTGGCTCGACACCATCGCCCCCAATGAGGTCTACAACCTCGCCGCCCAATCCCACGTCGCCGTCTCGTTTGAGATCCCCGATTACACCGCCGACGTCGTCGCCACTGGCTCCCTCCGCCTCCTCGAGGCCGTCCGCTCCCACATCGCCGCCACCGGGCGCACCGACATTAAGTACTACCAGGCTGGGTCGTCCGAGATGTTCGGGGCCACCCCGCCTCCCCAGTCCGAAACGACGCCGTTCCACCCCCGATCCCCTTACGCCGTCTCGAAATGTGCGGCGCATTGGTACACCGTGAACTACCGTGAGGCCTACGGACTGTTCGCGTGCAACGGCATTCTGTTCAACCACGAGTCGCCGCGGCGGGGGGAGAGTTTTGTGACCCGGAAGATCACCCGGGCCGTGGGTCGGATCAAAGAGGGATTGCAGAGCAAGCTGTTCTTGGGAAATCTGCAGGCGTCGAGGGACTGGGGTTTCGCCGGGGACTACGTGGAGGCGATGTGGATGATGCTGCAGCAGGAGAAGCCGGACGACTACGTGGTGGCGACGGAGGAGTCGCACACGGTGGAGGAGTTCCTGGAGGTATCGTTTGGGTACGTCGGATTGAACTGGAGAGACCACGTGGTGATCGATAAGAGGTACCTGCGGCCGTCGGAGGTGGATAATCTGAAAGGGGATGCGAGCAAGGCGAAGAAGGTGCTGGGTTGGAAGCCGAAAGTTGGGTTTCAGCAGCTGGTGAAGATGATGGTGGATGAAGACGTTGAATTGGCCAAGAGGGAGAAGGTGCTTGTGGATGCTGGGTACATGGATTCTCAGCAACAGCCTTGATTTCTCTCATGCTGGATACATAGGTGCCAAAAAGACTGTTTTAAGTTATACTGTGGCTTACTTCTTTGAATCTTTCGCTTCGtgggttgtttttgtttttgtttttaattgttCTTGCACTGGGTTGTTCATTTTTGTGGTCTGTTTCCGGTCTCGGATTCACGAGTTTTGTAAATTAACATCCGTTTGATAATCActtcgtttttagtttttagtctTCATCCACAGAAATCTGTGAATCCGGGGTATCTGGATCTGATGATACCTTTCACTGTACAATAATTGGATTCAGTAAAATGGAATCCGATCCTCtcgtttgtagccgttggatcaaaattcaaCGGTCCAAATTCATTGATTAGGTGGCTCAATTTTG
This is a stretch of genomic DNA from Malus domestica chromosome 02, GDT2T_hap1. It encodes these proteins:
- the LOC103424268 gene encoding GDP-mannose 4,6 dehydratase 1, with amino-acid sequence MASEIDTARSGSLTSNGSAPDPPEHRKVALITGITGQDGSYLTEFLIEKGYDVYGLIRRSSNFNTQRINHIYIDPHNAHKARMKLHYADLSDASSLRRWLDTIAPNEVYNLAAQSHVAVSFEIPDYTADVVATGSLRLLEAVRSHIAATGRTDIKYYQAGSSEMFGATPPPQSETTPFHPRSPYAVSKCAAHWYTVNYREAYGLFACNGILFNHESPRRGESFVTRKITRAVGRIKEGLQSKLFLGNLQASRDWGFAGDYVEAMWMMLQQEKPDDYVVATEESHTVEEFLEVSFGYVGLNWRDHVVIDKRYLRPSEVDNLKGDASKAKKVLGWKPKVGFQQLVKMMVDEDVELAKREKVLVDAGYMDSQQQP